The Bacillota bacterium genome has a segment encoding these proteins:
- the ychF gene encoding redox-regulated ATPase YchF, translated as MQVGLIGLPQVGKTTIFEAMASAQGKGASHMAVTKVYDPRVERLSEIFNPRKTTYAQITIVDHPGLTSQNQSQIFNKLQDMDVIVHIVRQFSAPHVPHVEGSISPLRDAKQVFSEIILADWQLLETRITRGREEKNPKKRAIWERELPVLNRCKEALEAEQPLFDLTFDEDEEAILRNYALLTMKSFIVVLNVEDVNDPADDELVTWCQDLNIPLIKVCGQLEKEIAELEPEEQADFLADAGIEQPSVHLLAQTIYDSMKLISFFTVGDDEVKAWTVRQGDTALTAAGKIHSDIARGFIRAEVVNYDTFITKESMAELRKAGLIRLEGKEYLVQDGDIIHFRFNV; from the coding sequence ATGCAAGTTGGTCTAATAGGACTACCCCAAGTGGGCAAAACAACAATCTTCGAAGCAATGGCTTCCGCGCAAGGCAAGGGAGCCTCGCATATGGCCGTAACCAAGGTTTACGACCCGCGGGTGGAACGCCTCAGCGAAATCTTTAATCCCCGAAAGACTACCTATGCCCAGATCACGATCGTGGATCATCCTGGTCTGACAAGCCAGAATCAATCCCAGATCTTCAATAAATTGCAGGACATGGACGTCATCGTCCACATCGTTCGCCAATTCAGTGCACCCCATGTCCCTCACGTTGAGGGCAGTATCTCCCCCCTACGCGATGCTAAGCAGGTCTTCTCTGAGATTATCCTGGCCGACTGGCAGCTGTTAGAGACCAGAATTACCCGAGGGCGAGAGGAAAAGAACCCCAAGAAGCGGGCCATTTGGGAAAGGGAACTTCCGGTGTTGAATCGCTGTAAGGAAGCCTTGGAGGCTGAACAACCGCTCTTCGACCTCACCTTTGATGAAGATGAAGAAGCAATTCTAAGAAACTACGCACTACTGACCATGAAGAGTTTCATCGTGGTGCTAAACGTGGAAGATGTCAACGATCCAGCTGATGATGAACTGGTGACATGGTGCCAAGACCTGAATATTCCCCTCATCAAGGTCTGCGGCCAACTGGAAAAGGAGATTGCCGAATTAGAGCCGGAAGAACAGGCGGATTTTCTGGCTGACGCGGGAATTGAACAACCCAGCGTCCACCTTTTGGCCCAAACGATCTACGACAGTATGAAGCTTATCTCGTTCTTCACAGTGGGAGACGACGAAGTGAAGGCTTGGACCGTCCGCCAAGGAGACACAGCCTTGACGGCCGCTGGAAAGATCCACTCCGACATCGCCCGGGGGTTCATCCGCGCCGAAGTAGTGAATTACGATACTTTCATCACCAAAGAAAGTATGGCGGAACTTCGTAAGGCCGGACTCATCCGCCTGGAGGGAAAGGAATACCTGGTTCAAGACGGAGACATCATCCATTTTCGATTCAACGTCTAA